In Syntrophorhabdus sp., the genomic window TAAGCCTGAGGCGGCCAGGCGTAACGAATATAAGGAGAGGCAGGGGGAATTCCCTGCCTCTCTTCTTGCCGGTCACCCTGCAGACCGTGGTTACCGTTGCCTGTGATCATTTCCCTGACCTTTTCACACCGAAAAGGGATACTTTCCGGTAAAGCAGGCGTCGCAGAACTGCGTCCCCATCAGTTCCTTCAGTTCCTCGATCGTCATGTATCTGAAGGTGTCCGCCCCTATGAGTTTCCTCAGCTGCTCGTCATCCCGGTTGCCGGCCAGCAGTTCCCCGGGCTTGGCCATCGCCATTCCCATGTGACAGGGGAAGCGCGGTGGTGGCGCCGTCAGGCGCATATGGATCTTCGTCGCCCCTGCCTCGCGCAGTTTCGGGATCAGCACCATGGCCGTAGAACCCCGGACCAGGAGCGAATCGATGAGGAAGACCTCCTTCCCTTTCACCAGTTCGCCATTGATCTGGAACTTCCTCTCAACCTGCGCGAACCTGTCCTTTTCCTTGGAGATTATGAATACCCTGCCGATCTCTCCCACGGTGCTGATGGCCACCTTGAAGGGGATTCCCGCGGTGTCGTGGAATCCCAGGGCGGCAGCGATCGCGGCCCGCGGGATGGGCACGACGATGTCGGCCTTCTCGGTCTCCGTCCTTGCCAGTTCCGCGCCGATCTTCTCCCGGAACTCGTAGCAGCTCCTCGAGAAGACCCGGCTCGCCGGGGAGGCGTAATCAAGGCATTCGACGATGCAGGGATGAGGGTCGGGGTCCGCGAAGGAGACGGTCTTCATGCTTTCCCCATCGAGGACTACCATTTGTCCCGGCTCGACATCGCCTATCCACTCGAACTGCCCGTGAAAGGCGCATGTCTCCGAGGCTACCGCCCAGGCGTAATCGCCTTCCTCGCCTCTTCTGGCAATGGAAAGGGGTCTGAACCCGAAGGGGTCCCGGGCGGCGATGAGGTGCCCGTCATGAAGAACGATGATGCTGAAGGCCGCTTGCCGGCCCAGGAACCTCAGCGTTTTCTCCATCCTCTCAAGCAGGTCTTCGCCTTCCATCCGGGCGATCTCCTGCAGGATGACCTCGGTGTCCGTCTCTGTCTGGAAGAGGCCTCCCAGTTCCTCCACCATGCGTTTGTACCCGGGGATATGTCCGTTATGAACGACAGCGATCCTTTCTTTCCCGAAGCTTCCGACGATGGGCTGGCTGTTCCTCTCGTTCGTCTCTCCCGCCGTGGGGTAACGGACCTGGCCGATCGCCACCGATCCGAAATAAGACCGGCCGAGGCCCGAAGCCTGGAAGATCGATCCCAACCCCCGCGCCTCCTGGAAAGAACCATCCTTGAGGGCCGAGACGATACCCCAGCTCTCCTGCCCCCTGTGGGAGAGGTTTTCAAGCCCCGACCTCACCTCGGCGAAGCCGTTCCCCCTGCCGATAAACCCGAAGATTCCACTCATGGTGCCTCCTGAGTTCATACAGCACCCGGCCTGTTCAACCGGCATGGTCCAACGGGGCACCGACCACTGACGCGCTGTCCCTGTCTTCGCCTGACCATCGGAATGCCGCGTGAACTGTTGCGGATGTCCTCGACCGCGTGCTTACCCTAATTTTCCGCATATTCCCGCGGATATGCAACAACAAAACCCTGAACACCGGACAAAAGCAAAGGATCGGCAGCGGTTCGGGTGCTTCCGGAAGCGTGTCAAGCGTAAACATGTGAACCCCGGAACCTCGTTCTCGCGGGGCCCCGAGATCTTGTTGCCAGCGGCTGCCGCGGAATAGGGACGCCTGTGAGGCGAGATGGATCGCGGTCAGCAGGCGAACAGATCAGTGTGCCGTAACGTCAACCACTTCCATGGTCGGTCCCATGGGGTCGACCACCATGAACCTGGGGGCAAAAACGGCGTTCCTGTCGACAAGGCCGGTCCCCTGAAGAAGGTAGGCCATAACCTCGGAGGCGAGGACCGCACCCGCGAAGGCGCCGCCGACGCTCGTTGACGGGCCCCCGCCAGCCGCGAAGGAATCCTCGATCCGTCGAGCGACGGTCGATCCGAACATGCGGGACAGGAAGGACGGGAAACGCGCGCCGGAGGACCTTTTCCTCACCAGCCCCCAGAACTCGTCGGGCATCATGCCTTCCGGATGGTGGGCGACGAGTACCGTGCCGAAGCCGACCACCATGGCTGAAAAGAGGGGGACGTTGAAGCGTTTGAGCATCTCCGGGGTCATCGACTTGACATCCGCGCCTTTTTCGACATCGATGACGCCGACATAGACGTCGCTGCCCTCGAAGAACCGTTCGATATTGCCTGCGAGCAGCCCTTCAGGGAAGAGTTCGAGCTCGACCCCGGGGTTGATGCCCCGGGCAAGCTCTTCGTACACCTCGATCTTCGGCCGCGCCAGGGTCGACGCGAAGGCCGCGGCCTGACGGTTCATGTCGGGGGGGTCGAATACGCCGTTCTCGGCCAGTCGAAACCGCTTCGCCCCGGAGCGGACAAGGTTCAGGAAGGTGCCTCCACCCACTCCCCCCAGGCCGGCAATGGCGATGAGGGGAGCCGAAAGCGCCTCGATCCCTTCATCCCCCAATACAAGCAACGTACGATCAAGAAAACCCTGCATAGACACATCCTGGTTTTTTTTCTAATCTCTTATCGAAATCCTTGCTTTTGTGCAATAGAAAAACCACAAACTATGAGCTCAATGGGACGGTCTGCCCCCCTGGCCGGGCCGGCACGTCGATAGCGGCCCTCAGCTGGAGGATGGACAGATACGACACGAAGCGCCACAGGCCCAGCGCAACGTACCTCGCCCTTGAGAGCCGCCGGGCCCCCCGCCGTCGATTAAGCCAACGAATCCCCAGTGGTCTAACTTGACACAATAGATACAATTGAATATAATCGGATATAGCTAACTATATACACAAGAGACTCTATGACCGGGACCAACCGCTTTGACAAAAGACTGACCCGCCTGCCCTCAGAGGTTCTATCGAAGATAGCCAGGATCGACGAGATCAAGGGGCGCTGGATTGGCGGGCTGCAAATTAACCCGCAGACCTTGGGTCGCTTAAAGCGATCCGTGCTGGTCACTTCTACCGGGGCTTCCACCCGCATTGAAGGAGTGAAGCTCACCGACAGTGAGATCGAGAAATTGATGCAGGGCGTAACCACGAAGAAATTCACCGACAGGGACTCGCAGGAAGTGCAGGGATATTACGAATTGCTTCACAACGTGTTCGATTCCTGGAAGTCTATCAAGTTCAGCGAGAACACGGTCAAACACTTTCACAACCAGCTGCTCAAGTACGTGGGCAAGGACCAAAGGCATCGCGGAGATTACAAGAAAACGGAAAACACGGTCGAGATGTTCGATCAAAACGGGAAGAGCATCGGCATCGTATTTGAACCGACCAAAGCCTTCCTTGCGCCCAAGGAAATGCAGGAGCTTATGGATTGGGCGGGGCAGGCCCTCGAAGAGAGGAAACACCACCCCCTTCTCATAATCGGCAACTTCCTGGTGGAGTTCCTCAAGATCCACCCTTTCCAGGACGGCAATGGAAGAGTCTCACGGATTCTCACAAACCTGCTCCTCCTCAAGGAAGGGTATGCTTTCGTGCCCTATGTCTCTCATGAGAAACTGGTGGAAGACAATAAGAACAACTATTATCTGGCGCTCGTCAAAAGCCAGAAGACCTTCGGGAAAAAGACCGAGAATGTTTTTCCCTGGCTCAATTTCTTCCTCGACATCCTGCTCGCACAATCCGAGATGGCCATTAGATTGCTCGAAAGCGAGGATGTGGAGAAGCTTTTCTCTCCGAAACAACAGGAGGTATGGAGCTACTTGCAGAAGGTGCCCGAAGCATCGCCTCTTGAGATCTGCCGGGATACCAATATGGCAAGACCAACGGTGCTCCAGGCCCTCAAGAGACTCGTTACCCTCAAGAAGATCGAAAGGATTGGAATGGGCAGGGCAACGAGATACAGAAAGCTGTAACCGCGAGAACGCCTTAACGCTGTCCAACAGACATAATCAACCATAATCGGATATATCCGGAAATACCCGTTAACGGATCCCCGGGGTTACCTGTAAGAAAGAACAACGTGAAAATCCGAAGGCCCCGAGGCTGCCCTGTCGTATTGCAGGACCTGACCACAATTCCCACTCCTTCACCGGAGAGATCGCGGTGTTCTCATTTATTCTTGAATTTTCATTGATGTGTGACCAGCAGGTGGATAGATTTGTCAAAGACAGAGATGTGACCCCAATTCCCGTGGAAGATCAAAGGGACATCGTGTAAACATGGAATCTGAGAATCCGAAAAGAGGCGCGACGGTTATTGACATTTTCAAGGGAGAAAGATATTTTACGTTATCTAGAAAAGAGAATGTGAAAATGTGAAGGGCGTCCCCAAAGTTGACTCACTGCTGTTATGCAGCACCTCGATTGATTGTCGCTAAATTACTCAATTACGACCTAAAGACAAATAACAATGTCAATGGTTCATTAACGCTTTGTTTTTTTGTCCATTTTAACGGAAACCCTATAGCGGGTATCTACTTGACCCTTCCTGTTACGATCCAGTAAAGTGAATGCATAGGAGTTAGAAAGTTTTACAAAGTCAATGACCGGTGGTCGAAAAACCTCCGGTTGCCATTCGATTTTGGGCATGTCTAAGATATAGGAATTGAGCAGATCGCCTGCGGGGGAATATCGTGTCAGACTAAACACATAATCATCTCCAGATCTTTTTTTTGTACCACATGTAGGACAATAAAATGGCCCCTTGCCATGTCGGCCCACCATACCAACAACGACAACCTCGTCATCAAGGCAAATAATCCTCAAAACGTAGTAGTGATACCAGTCGGAAGTCTCTTTAATCTTTGGGAACGCACGCCTAAAAAATACTTCACGTTTCCCACTTTCTGATAGAAACGAAAGATGATTATCATATGGGAATAACATTTTTACTTCAGTCCCTTGTCCGCACATGCAGCTCCGTACCGGTTCATTACTATAATCATCGTAACCCTTTTCGTGATAATCTTCTTCAATCTTATCTGTTTTATCCACAGTAGCAATCAACGTTTCTTCTTCAACTATGGGCACTCTGACTTCTATAGATTGATCAATAAACTCGCTTAGAGAGGGGCTGTGGTAAAAACGAAAACATCTGGCCAGTATCTTGGTCCAGAAAGTATCTTGGAGCAGTGCCAAAAATGATTTCTTTAGGGATTCGCCGACACCGTATTTTTCTTTGTAGCGCAACAAATCCCCATGATTCTCTAAATAATATGCCTTCCTAAACCTGTTCCTGTAGTGTGCTGTCTCTTCGCCGCCCGACCATACGGACGCATTAACTTCAATCGTATAACCATTATCGCGAGCATCAACGACTATCTTTGTTTGTGCGCTGTTGTCTTTTCTGACCAAAGCCCCTTTATTAAGAAGATGCTTTTCTGCGCTTTGCTTTGCAGTTCCTGGAAGCTCGATAAAAAGACCATGTACCAAAAAATCAATTACGATACCGAATGTCGATAGTGGGTACGCCCTGTACTCTATTTGATCGATATTTTTCGTTATCAAAGAAACCGGCTCTTTATTAGTTACAACTATCTTCCGATTTATCGATACCTGCTTCCCATTCGTTTTATGAAAATAGACATCCGATAAAAGACCGGGGAGCATTAAATTCAGCGAAAGGAAAAGAGAACTTATTATAAATAACAGAATCTTGGAATATACGCTAAGACGGAACCTCTTCACGGCAAGATAGGCCAGCGCAAGGTTAATCCCGGTGGGTATTAGGAAGCCGACCCAAAGAGCAATGTACGCCAAAAGGATTGCTATCATCATCAGCATAAATCCTCTCCTTACTATGATGATCTATTTCAAGGGAAAAACGTTGGCCCAATTATTGATCTCAAACCAGGGACATTGGTGACCCCCTAATTTTCTGTTGTTTCCCCGGCCATAAAATGATTCTCCGATAATCTTGGTTGGAATTCAATGGAGAAAAATGAACTTGAACCGCCCAAAAAACGGGCAAAGGAAAACACGGTGTAACTAACCAATATCACGAGGAAAAGCAGGATATGCTACGTATAGCACCTACAAGTCTACAGCATGACTGTTTTGGTTGCATCCACCATTACTACAAAAGCAACTCGGGGACGTTCGTTGATAGGTAAATAGCTTTTTGAAGCAAGCTTCGATCCCTTGCTCTCAGCGATGCGCCTGTCCTCCTGCAATACACTGAAATTTAAGACGAAGGGAGTCTGGAGGCTGAGTTATTTACTTATTAACGAACGTTATATATCCCTTTGAAAAAGGGAAACCTCCTGTTAGAGATGTAGAGTAAGCACGACCAAACTCAAATCTCTAATCATCAAGGAGGGTTTCCCATGGATGAGCGTAGCAGACTTGCCGAGTTCCGTCAAATGAAAGGGCGCATCAGAGAGTCAGGGGACTACCTGGTCGTCGGGATCGATGTCGCCAAGGAGCGCCACAACGCCTTCCTCGGCACCTCCGGGGGCAGGACACTGAAGCGGGGTCTGGTCTTCGACAATACCAGGGAGGGTTTTGAGAAGCTCCTCTTTCACGCACAGGTACTGGGGAGACAGAAGATGCTCGAGAACACGGTGTTCGGCATGGAGCCCACCGCCGACTATCACAAGCCCCTCGGCGAGTATCTGATCCGTAACGGACACATGACCGTCCTCGTCTCCGGGAATGCCGTGAAGAACAACAGGGAGCTCATCGACGGGCGGTGGGACAAGCACGACACCAAGGATGCCGCCAACGTGGCGGACCTCATCTCCCAGGGTAAGTGCCTCTTCTACGAGCTTCCCTCCCCGCAGATACGGCAGATACGCTCTTTGCTGTCCCTCAGGCGAAGGCTGAGGAAGAACGAGCAGGCGTACAGGGTGAGGATACGCAACCACCTCATCGCCCAGTACTTCCCCGAGTTCGACCCCTACTACGGGTACGGAGAGGGACCGAGGATAGTCAGGGACCTCCTCGATCCCGGGAAGATCGCATCCCTTGCGCCGGCCGGCCTCATCTCCCTCGTCGGGTCACGCAACGGGGGAGAAAGGCAGATGATGCGGCTCAGGGAGATACATGGCAAGGCGGGATCATCCATCGGCTGCACCCCCGACGGGTCGGTGGCCTTCGAGGCGGGGATGCTTTCGGAGGGACTGCGTGCCATCCAGGCAATGATAGACGACACGGACAAAAAGATCGAGGAGGTGGCGAAGGATCTCCCCGAGTATCCCTGTCTCATGAGCATACCCGGGTTCGGTCCTGTCGTCTCCTCCATGGTCATCGGGGCGATAGGCGACCCCCATCGCTTCGAGAACGGGAGGCAGGTGCTCAAGACGGCGGGGTATGACCTAAGCGCCGACCGCACGGGGAAGAGGACCGACTCCGTCCCCGTCATCTCGAAGAGGGGCAAGGCGGACCTGAGGTACGCCCTCTACCAGGCGGCCTTCTCCGCATCGCTGAGGAACGGGCACTTCATCAGGTACTATACGGCAAAGATCGAGGGCAGGCAGAGGGAAAGGGGCATCGCGACAAAGATGCGGGTGAAGCTTGCCGCCAAGATGCTTGTCATCGCCTGGGCCCTCATGAAGAAGAGGGAGGTGTTCGATCCGGGATACCTGACGGCATAGATCATCCGATAACAGGTGGCGGGAGAGCCCGCTTAACGAACGTAGGGGATGCGCAGACCCCGCGGGGGACAATCATGGGCCTCTCACTGAAACCATGCAACCTGTATAAGGGATGATGGGTGTCCCGGTAAAGGGAACACCGGATACTGATAACGATGAGGTGCGGGTTTGCTTATGCGGTGAGACAGACCGCCGGAGATGAGAAGGCAGGGGTTCAGTAACGAACTTCCGAGAGGTGAAGTGCGCTGAAAAAAGCGCGGTTATCTCTCAGGTGTTGGTATTACTGGATATAAATTTTGGAGTTGACAGGAGGAACATAGGATGTCCCCTGCCTCGATCAAGAAAACCCTGCATACACTCACCCTGCTTTGTTTCCTAATCTCTTATCGAAATCCGTGCTTTTGTGCAATAGAAAAACCACGAACTATGAGCTCAATGGGACGATCTGCCCCCCTGGCCGGGCCGGCACGTCGATAGCGGCCCTCAGCTGGAGGATGAACAGATACGACACGAAGCGCTACAGGCCCAGCGCAACGTACCTCGCCCTTGAGAACGGCCGGGAATCAAGCCAACGAATCTCGATTGCATATTGACTTGTCCGGTAAAGGGATAATAACATTCCAGTAATCAGCAAACGACGAGGAGGTGCTATGCAAGGAAAGGAAATCGATCCCGGCGAGTTCGACAAGCAACTGGCCGCTGTATGCGGTCTTTATTGCGAGGCCTGTTCCCTGTTCATTGCCACGAAGGAAGACCCGGAAAGGCTTAAGGGAATAGCGGCACGGTATCAGGTTTCGGAAGAAGCGGCCAGGTGTTGCGGATGCCGGTCGGAAAAGCGAGGGCCTTACTGTACGGTATGCACGATGTGCGTCTGCGCGGCCCGTCGGGGGATCGATTTCTGCATCGAATGCGCGGAGTACCCCTGCGATGACCTTAGACGGTTTCAATCTGAAAGACCTCATCGGATGGAACTCTGGGACGATCTGGAACGGATCGGAGCCGTCGGGTATAAGATGTGGTTACGGGAGATGGGCGATAACTACACCTGTCCGCGGTGCGGGACCGTGAATTCCGCGTACGACCTCAAATGCAGGAAATGCGGTGAAGAACCGAGTTGTGCCTACGTGGCCAGGCACAAGGAAGAGATAGAGCGGTTCCTGAAGACGCTGTGACCGGAAAAGACAGTTTCAGAATTTGCG contains:
- a CDS encoding amidophosphoribosyltransferase, whose translation is MSGIFGFIGRGNGFAEVRSGLENLSHRGQESWGIVSALKDGSFQEARGLGSIFQASGLGRSYFGSVAIGQVRYPTAGETNERNSQPIVGSFGKERIAVVHNGHIPGYKRMVEELGGLFQTETDTEVILQEIARMEGEDLLERMEKTLRFLGRQAAFSIIVLHDGHLIAARDPFGFRPLSIARRGEEGDYAWAVASETCAFHGQFEWIGDVEPGQMVVLDGESMKTVSFADPDPHPCIVECLDYASPASRVFSRSCYEFREKIGAELARTETEKADIVVPIPRAAIAAALGFHDTAGIPFKVAISTVGEIGRVFIISKEKDRFAQVERKFQINGELVKGKEVFLIDSLLVRGSTAMVLIPKLREAGATKIHMRLTAPPPRFPCHMGMAMAKPGELLAGNRDDEQLRKLIGADTFRYMTIEELKELMGTQFCDACFTGKYPFSV
- a CDS encoding thiamine biosynthesis protein ThiF, coding for MQGFLDRTLLVLGDEGIEALSAPLIAIAGLGGVGGGTFLNLVRSGAKRFRLAENGVFDPPDMNRQAAAFASTLARPKIEVYEELARGINPGVELELFPEGLLAGNIERFFEGSDVYVGVIDVEKGADVKSMTPEMLKRFNVPLFSAMVVGFGTVLVAHHPEGMMPDEFWGLVRKRSSGARFPSFLSRMFGSTVARRIEDSFAAGGGPSTSVGGAFAGAVLASEVMAYLLQGTGLVDRNAVFAPRFMVVDPMGPTMEVVDVTAH
- a CDS encoding Fic family protein, which encodes MTGTNRFDKRLTRLPSEVLSKIARIDEIKGRWIGGLQINPQTLGRLKRSVLVTSTGASTRIEGVKLTDSEIEKLMQGVTTKKFTDRDSQEVQGYYELLHNVFDSWKSIKFSENTVKHFHNQLLKYVGKDQRHRGDYKKTENTVEMFDQNGKSIGIVFEPTKAFLAPKEMQELMDWAGQALEERKHHPLLIIGNFLVEFLKIHPFQDGNGRVSRILTNLLLLKEGYAFVPYVSHEKLVEDNKNNYYLALVKSQKTFGKKTENVFPWLNFFLDILLAQSEMAIRLLESEDVEKLFSPKQQEVWSYLQKVPEASPLEICRDTNMARPTVLQALKRLVTLKKIERIGMGRATRYRKL
- a CDS encoding IS110 family transposase — protein: MDERSRLAEFRQMKGRIRESGDYLVVGIDVAKERHNAFLGTSGGRTLKRGLVFDNTREGFEKLLFHAQVLGRQKMLENTVFGMEPTADYHKPLGEYLIRNGHMTVLVSGNAVKNNRELIDGRWDKHDTKDAANVADLISQGKCLFYELPSPQIRQIRSLLSLRRRLRKNEQAYRVRIRNHLIAQYFPEFDPYYGYGEGPRIVRDLLDPGKIASLAPAGLISLVGSRNGGERQMMRLREIHGKAGSSIGCTPDGSVAFEAGMLSEGLRAIQAMIDDTDKKIEEVAKDLPEYPCLMSIPGFGPVVSSMVIGAIGDPHRFENGRQVLKTAGYDLSADRTGKRTDSVPVISKRGKADLRYALYQAAFSASLRNGHFIRYYTAKIEGRQRERGIATKMRVKLAAKMLVIAWALMKKREVFDPGYLTA
- a CDS encoding DUF3795 domain-containing protein, whose protein sequence is MQGKEIDPGEFDKQLAAVCGLYCEACSLFIATKEDPERLKGIAARYQVSEEAARCCGCRSEKRGPYCTVCTMCVCAARRGIDFCIECAEYPCDDLRRFQSERPHRMELWDDLERIGAVGYKMWLREMGDNYTCPRCGTVNSAYDLKCRKCGEEPSCAYVARHKEEIERFLKTL